TGGAGGAAATGCAGGTGCAGGCGGCGTGAAGATGGCTGCTCGGATTCGGCGTGCTCCTCCACCAGCCAGTTGGTCATGGTGTTGACCATGGTCTTGATCTGGTTGTTGGACTTGATGGCTTCATCCGAGGCTTCGTCGAACTCGAAGTCCTCGGGGTACAGGACAATGTCCACGTCCTTGCAGTGGGACAGTTCGCGCAGTTCCAACGGGGTGAACTTCACTTGGGCCGGGCCGCGACGGCCGAAGACGTGGACATCGGTGACCGGAGACTTTTTCAGACCAGCGAAGACGTTGTCCGGGATCTCCGTGACCAGCAATTCCTCCGGGTGCTTGACCAGCATCCGGGCCACGTCCAAGGCCACGTTGCCGTTGCCGATCACCGCGATCTCGCGGGCGTCCAGCGGCCAGTCACGGGGAACGTCCGGGTGTCCGTCGTACCAGGAAACGAAGTCGGCGCCGCCGAAGGAGCCCTCCAGGTCGACCCCCGGGATGTTCAGGTCCGCGTCCTTGATGGCGCCCGTGGAGAAGATCACGGCGTCGTAGAAGGCGCGGAAGTCGTGGAGCGTCAGGTCCCTGCCATAAGTTACGTTTCCCAGGAACCGGATATCGCCGCGGTCCAGGACCTTGTGCAACGCGTTGACGATGCCCTTGATGCGCGGATGGTCGGGAGCCACGCCATAGCGGATCAGGCCGTACGGCGCAGGGTATGCCTCGAAAAGGTCGATGCTGACCTCCACGTCGCCGTCCTTGACCTCGTTGGATTTGGTCAGGATATCCGCGGCGTACACGCCTGCGGGACCTGCGCCGACGATGGCAACGCGAAGCGGACGTTGGGGGGTGGTTGCGGCTGAGTTGGACACCGTTAGCCCTTCCGAAGCAGTGAGCCACGCCGTTGTTGGGGCGCGCAGATTCCAATTCTAGATGTCCACCCCACGCCCGGCCGCCTATATGGCAGGAGTCACGGAAATTCACCAAGATTGCGGAATATTGCGTGCCTGCGTGGTGTTGGCGACAATGTGTCGACTCCGGATCAGATAGCTGCCAGCTCTTCCTCTTCAAGCCAGCCCACGACGACGACCGTCGGGGCCGGCGGGCAAAGTACCGGCGGCGTCGGCAAACCTGACGCTGATGCCGGCAAGCCCGTGCGGAGCGAGTCGACGGCGGGAATCCTGTTCGGCATCGGCGCTTACGGCCTGTGGGGCCTTCTTCCTCTGTACTTCTTCGTCCTGATGCCGGCGAGCGCAGTCGAAATCGTGGCGAACCGGATTGTCTGGTCCCTGATCTTCTGCGCACTGCTCATCACCATCACGCGGGCCTGGCGCGTTTTCGGTGCCGCGGTGAAGGACCGCAGCGTGTTCGGCTCCCTGGCCCTGGCAGCAGTCCTCATCGCCATCAACTGGCTCACCTACACTTTCGGGGTCACCACCGGCCACGCTGTTGAGACGTCCCTGGGCTACTTCATCAACCCGTTGGTCTCAGTCCTCCTGGGTGTGTTCGTGCTGAAGGAAAAGCTGCGTCCACTGCAGTGGGCTGCGGTGGGTATCGGCTTCGTCGCAGTGGGTGTCCTGACTTTCTCCTACGGACAACTCCCATGGATCGCCCTGATCCTGGCCTTCAGCTTCGGCCTCTACGGTTTTGTCAAAAAGCGAGTCGGACCCAAGGTGGACGCCCTCACCAGCCTCAGCGTGGAGACAGTAGTGCTGGCTCCCTTCGCCGCCATCACCATGGTGGTCCTCGGCGTAACGGGCGTTCAAACGCTCACCACATTGGGCGCGGGGCACTTCTGGTTGCTGGTCGCCTCGGGTGTCATCACGGCTGTGCCCTTGCTGTTCTTCGGTGCCTCAGCCCGCCGCTTGCCCATGACCACCATCGGCCTGCTGCAGTACTTCGCGCCGGTCC
Above is a genomic segment from Arthrobacter sp. YN containing:
- a CDS encoding FAD-dependent oxidoreductase; translated protein: MSNSAATTPQRPLRVAIVGAGPAGVYAADILTKSNEVKDGDVEVSIDLFEAYPAPYGLIRYGVAPDHPRIKGIVNALHKVLDRGDIRFLGNVTYGRDLTLHDFRAFYDAVIFSTGAIKDADLNIPGVDLEGSFGGADFVSWYDGHPDVPRDWPLDAREIAVIGNGNVALDVARMLVKHPEELLVTEIPDNVFAGLKKSPVTDVHVFGRRGPAQVKFTPLELRELSHCKDVDIVLYPEDFEFDEASDEAIKSNNQIKTMVNTMTNWLVEEHAESEQPSSRRLHLHFLHSPVEILDSPETPGKVSGIKFERMQLDGTGNVKGTGEFIEYPVQSVYRAIGYHGSPLEELEYDARRGVIPNDGGRVLGADGEPVPGIYATGWIKRGPVGLIGHTKGDALETIGFLLEDRLNLPPAENPDPQAIIDLLEERGIEYTTWEGWNRLDAHEAALGAAWHSGEGSEGDGVVRERIKVVPREEMIRISRG
- the rarD gene encoding EamA family transporter RarD, whose product is MRNIACLRGVGDNVSTPDQIAASSSSSSQPTTTTVGAGGQSTGGVGKPDADAGKPVRSESTAGILFGIGAYGLWGLLPLYFFVLMPASAVEIVANRIVWSLIFCALLITITRAWRVFGAAVKDRSVFGSLALAAVLIAINWLTYTFGVTTGHAVETSLGYFINPLVSVLLGVFVLKEKLRPLQWAAVGIGFVAVGVLTFSYGQLPWIALILAFSFGLYGFVKKRVGPKVDALTSLSVETVVLAPFAAITMVVLGVTGVQTLTTLGAGHFWLLVASGVITAVPLLFFGASARRLPMTTIGLLQYFAPVLQFVVALTVFNETMTTARWIGFCVVWLALILLTIDMLRTTRKNSVMKKKARLAAAGA